In Quercus robur chromosome 11, dhQueRobu3.1, whole genome shotgun sequence, the following proteins share a genomic window:
- the LOC126706474 gene encoding snakin-1 yields the protein MKLFFATLLLCTLLLSSSFLEPAMAKSGFCTKKCANRCSKAAVQDRCKKYCGICCEECKCVPSGTYGNKHECPCYRDKKNNKGKPKCP from the exons ATGAAGCTCTTCTTTGCCACCCTGCTGCTTTGTACTCTTCTCCTAAGCTCCTCTTTCTTGGAGCCTGCCATGGCTAAGTCAG GATTTTGCACCAAGAAATGCGCAAACAGGTGCTCAAAAGCAGCGGTACAGGATCGATGCAAGAAGTATTGTGGGATATGCTGTGAGGAGTGCAAATGTGTTCCTTCAGGGACTTATGGGAACAAGCATGAGTGTCCTTGCTACAGAGACAAGAAGAATAACAAGGGCAAGCCTAAGTGCCCTTGA
- the LOC126707549 gene encoding pentatricopeptide repeat-containing protein At5g02860, translating to MAENVALPLLLPNPPHSRPIFPNNHHTQHHPPLPSPPPPPISPIIQDLLLLQNPKTSSRSETNARSPVPRTRNRIGKSRDPNRGKPWSHRRLSLKGQKILQTLMDPLFDSAKLHEVLLQLFEPSSQERVFSSVESLSFDVSGIIKGLRFNKKHDLALSVFEWVRNHKDCKLILNGSIVAVVIGILGKQGRVSAAKSLLHNLQKDGLDIDVYVYTSLISACSSNERYKEAVMLFKKMEEEGCKPTLITYNVILNVYGKMSTPWNKIMDVVDGMKNAGIAPDLYTYNTLISCCCRGSLYEEAAALFEEMKSRGFTPDKVTYNAFLDVYGKSRRPKEAMEVLREMELNGFAPSIVTYNSLISAYARDGLLDEAMDLKNQMVERGIKPDVITYTTLLSGFEKSGKDESAMKVFKEMESAGCKPNICTFNALIKMYGNRGMFEEMMKVFEEIGHCSCTPDIVTWNTLLAVFGQNGMDSEVSGVFKEMKRAGFVPERDTFNTLISAYSRCGSFDQAMAVYKRMLEAGVAPDLSTYNAVLAALARGGLWEQSEKVLAEMKDAQCKPNELTYSSLLHAYANGRETGRMCALAEEIYSGAIEPHPVLLKTLVLVNSKSDLLTETERAFLELSKRGFSPDITALNAMVSIYGRRQMVTKTNEILTFMNESGFTLSLTTYNSLMYMYSRSENFERAEETLRELLEKGIKPDIISYNTVIYAYCRNGRMREASRIFSEMKDSGIVPDVVTYNTFVASYAADIMFPDAIDVVRFMIKHGCKPNQNTYNSIVDSYCKHNRHDEASMFVNNLHKLDPHVSTAEEFRLSERIRNKWS from the coding sequence ATGGCAGAAAATGTAGCTCTACCTCTTCTACTCCCAAACCCACCACACTCAAGACCCATATTCCCCAACAACCACCACACCCAGCACCACCCTCCATTAccttcaccaccaccaccacccatatCCCCTATTATCCAAGACCTccttcttctccaaaaccccAAGACTTCCTCACGCTCAGAGACCAACGCTCGGTCCCCAGTCCCCAGAACCCGCAACCGCATCGGCAAGTCTCGTGACCCCAACCGTGGCAAGCCCTGGTCCCACCGCCGCCTCTCCCTCAAAGGTCAGAAAATTCTTCAAACTCTCATGGACCCACTTTTTGATTCTGCTAAACTACATGAAGTTTTGCTTCAATTGTTTGAGCCATCATCTCAAGAGAGAGTTTTTTCTAGTGTGGAGTCCTTGTCTTTTGATGTGTCTGGTATAATAAAGGGTTTAAGGTTTAACAAGAAACATGACTTGGCTTTGAGTGTGTTTGAGTGGGTTCGGAATCATAAAGATTGTAAATTGATTTTGAATGGCTCTATTGTTGCTGTGGTTATTGGTATTCTTGGCAAACAAGGTAGGGTTTCGGCTGCCAAGTCTTTGcttcacaatttacaaaaagATGGGCTTGATATTGATGTTTATGTTTATACTTCTTTGATAAGTGCTTGTTCTAGTAATGAGAGGTATAAAGAGGCCGTGATGCTTTTTAAGAAAATGGAGGAAGAGGGATGTAAACCTACTTTGATAACTTATAATGTGATTTTGAATGTGTATGGGAAAATGAGTACGCCCTGGAATAAGATTATGGATGTTGTTGATGGCATGAAGAATGCTGGGATTGCCCCTGATTTGTATACTTATAATACGCTTATAAGTTGTTGTTGCCGTGGCTCTTTGTATGAAGAAGCAGCTGCACTTTTTGAGGAGATGAAATCAAGAGGGTTTACACCGGATAAGGTTACTTATAATGCGTTTTTGGATGTTTATGGAAAGTCTAGGCGGCCAAAGGAAGCCATGGAGGTGTTGAGAGAGATGGagttgaatgggtttgctcctaGCATTGTGACTTACAATTCATTGATATCGGCATATGCTAGAGATGGTCTGTTGGATGAAGCAATGGAtcttaaaaatcaaatggtGGAGAGAGGGATTAAGCCTGATGTAATCACATACACCACCCTTTTGTCTGGATTTGAGAAATCTGGGAAGGATGAGTCTGCGATGAAGGTTTTTAAGGAGATGGAAAGTGCTGGGTGCAAACCAAATATCTGCACCTTTAATGCCCTTATTAAGATGTATGGTAACCGTGGAATGTTTGAAGAAATGATGAAGGTCTTTGAAGAGATTGGTCATTGTAGTTGTACCCCTGATATTGTTACTTGGAATACTCTTCTGGCAGTGTTTGGGCAAAACGGAATGGACTCAGAAGTATCAGGAGTGTTTAAGGAAATGAAGAGGGCGGGGTTTGTGCCTGAAAGGGACACCTTCAACACCTTAATCAGTGCATACAGCAGGTGTGGTTCTTTTGACCAAGCCATGGCTGTTTATAAGAGAATGCTGGAAGCAGGGGTTGCTCCAGACCTTTCCACCTACAATGCTGTTTTGGCTGCACTTGCCCGGGGAGGACTTTGGGAACAGTCTGAGAAAGTACTTGCTGAAATGAAGGATGCTCAGTGTAAACCCAATGAGCTGACATATAGTTCTTTGCTTCATGCTTATGCCAATGGCAGGGAGACTGGACGTATGTGTGCTTTGGCAGAAGAGATATATTCTGGTGCAATTGAACCCCATCCTGTGCTTTTGAAGACCCTTGTTTTAGTAAATAGTAAAAGTGACCTTCTAACAGAGACCGAGCGTGCTTTCTTGGAGTTGAGTAAAAGAGGGTTTTCACCTGACATAACTGCTCTCAATGCCATGGTTTCTATATATGGCAGGAGGCAGATGGTTACCAAAACAAATGAGATTTTGACTTTCATGAATGAGAGTGGGTTCACTCTGAGCTTGACAACTTACAATAGTTTGATGTATATGTACAGCCGCTCCGAAAACTTTGAGCGAGCAGAAGAAACTTTGAGGGAACTTTTGGAGAAAGGAATAAAGCCTGACATAATTTCATATAATACTGTTATTTATGCCTACTGTAGAAATGGTCGGATGAGGGAGGCTTCACGGATATTTTCGGAAATGAAGGATTCTGGCATTGTTCCAGACGTGGTCACTTATAATACCTTTGTTGCTAGCTATGCTGCTGATATCATGTTCCCGGATGCCATTGATGTGGTTCGATTCATGATAAAGCACGGATGTAAACCAAACCAGAACACATACAATTCCATTGTAGATTCTTACTGTAAGCACAATCGTCACGATGAGGCAAGCATGTTTGTTAACAACCTTCATAAGCTTGATCCACATGTTTCCACGGCAGAAGAATTTAGGTTATCAGAACGTATAAGAAATAAATGGTCTTAG
- the LOC126707550 gene encoding thioredoxin domain-containing protein 9 homolog — MEHPKVQEIIEKQVLTVAKAMEDKLDEEISALDRLDLDDLEVLRERRLQQMKKMAEKRSRWISLGHGEYTEIFSEKDFFSTVKASDRVVCHFYRENWPCKVMDKHLSILAKQHLETRFVKIHAEKSPFLAEKLKIIVLPTLALIKNAKVDDYVVGFDQLGGTDEFSTEELEERLAKSQVISFEGESSLNASRSGSQARSVRQSTKADSSDSE; from the exons ATGGAGCACCCTAAAGTTCAAgag ATTATAGAGAAGCAAGTGCTGACGGTGGCGAAGGCCATGGAGGACAAGCTAGACGAGGAGATCTCAGCACTGGATCGCCTTGACCTCGACGATCTGGAGGTGCTCAGAGAAAGGAGGCTCCAGCAGATGAAGAAGATGGCCGAGAAGCGGAGCCGTTGGATCTCCCTCGGCCACGGCGAGTACACCGAGATCTTCTCCGAGAAGGACTTCTTCTCCACCGTCAAGGCCAGCGATCGCGTCGTCTGCCACTTCTACCGCGAAAACTGGCCCTGCAAG GTTATGGACAAGCACCTGAGTATTCTGGCAAAGCAGCATTTAGAGACACGTTTTGTGAAAATCCATGCTGAAAAAAGTCCATTCTTGGCCGAGAAGCTCAAGATCATTGTTCTTCCAACCCTTGCCCTCATAAAGAATGCCAAAGTTGACGACTATGTG GTGGGATTTGATCAGCTTGGTGGGACGGATGAGTTCAGCACAGAGGAActggaggaaaggttggctaaaTCCCAAGTTATCTCTTTTGAGGGTGAATCATCTCTAAATGCATCTAGATCTGGTTCACAAGCCAGGAGTGTCAGGCAAAGCACAAAGGCAGACTCATCAGATTCAGAGTAA